From a region of the Sulfuriferula plumbiphila genome:
- a CDS encoding shikimate kinase yields MTDKHTNIILVGLMGAGKTTVGKLLARHLDKCFYDSDHELVRRNGVTIPVIFEVEGEAGFRRREEAVIDELSSLDNVVLATGGGAVLSAQTRALLKSRGTVVYLRGTVEELWQRTRHDRNRPLLQTADPKARLRELYTQRDPLYREVANVVIDTSRQNVNTLVRQLEQKLAGMPD; encoded by the coding sequence ATGACTGATAAACATACCAATATTATTCTGGTCGGCCTGATGGGCGCGGGCAAGACGACGGTGGGCAAGTTGCTGGCCAGGCACCTGGACAAATGCTTTTATGATTCCGACCATGAACTCGTGCGCCGCAATGGCGTAACCATCCCGGTGATATTTGAGGTGGAAGGTGAGGCGGGTTTTCGCAGGCGTGAAGAAGCCGTGATTGACGAATTGAGCAGCCTCGACAACGTGGTGTTGGCCACCGGCGGTGGTGCGGTGTTGAGTGCGCAAACCCGGGCCTTGCTCAAGTCGCGCGGTACGGTCGTGTATCTGCGTGGCACGGTGGAGGAATTATGGCAACGCACGCGTCATGACCGCAATCGACCGTTATTGCAAACCGCCGACCCCAAAGCGCGCTTGCGCGAACTGTATACCCAGCGCGACCCGCTGTATCGCGAAGTGGCCAACGTGGTGATCGACACCAGCCGCCAGAACGTCAATACCCTGGTCCGCCAGCTTGAGCAGAAACTTGCCGGCATGCCGGATTAG